One part of the Entelurus aequoreus isolate RoL-2023_Sb linkage group LG05, RoL_Eaeq_v1.1, whole genome shotgun sequence genome encodes these proteins:
- the LOC133649585 gene encoding spartin-like, with protein sequence MSEPAELLLIKDQYELAFQCLSRGVSLEEGGDRAKAEEYYLKGQQHLMHGLGVPTSGPRHQGPLWDRARELQRRMQGTLATFSTHLSGLDASHAPPAGQRRKLLMELTPSLYPLVPAHTPLQHLYPSIRPPASPLNTPPPLPARRAPPDMSEPQAEPRAESQALPPVYTPQPADGHLSLAHTPAQGEWRGAELENRNELLLIPSGVQMFFVAPGGQVSALSQPGYLRIIAFDAQSQDPPGGRGPVFMDVCGWLYSLSPSMPVLLAPSDIFMFPDTLAPVSGAFVGVVLSSQLPAADTAMFHDLIKQLTDFRVQSPDDVGSGVISLSETVPLGPQVMLPGATVKEKAPLPTWSEKMGGGILSGATVLGQEVVRGAEATSRVISQGALKIRARLSPEDTPSEVSPHLSRSLHVAKQATEGAKRVSQFLVDGVSTVAEHLAEKVAPHLKKHGSKMIPESMKGKEGEPSNMEGAKFVALSSLQGFNAVWTSLETSAKLIGRSVSSETVQTVTYKYGDEAGQATDTALRSATNVVVTAHNVDNLGIKAILKTTGKEAAKAMVKKKEGAQKEQEVPPDQDPKKKKKVEEGKK encoded by the exons atgtctgagcCAGCAGAGCTGCTGCTGATCAAGGACCAGTACGAGCTGGCCTTCCAGTGCCTGAGTCGGGGTGTGTCCCTGGAGGAGGGCGGTGACCGGGCCAAGGCGGAGGAGTACTACCTCAAAGGCCAGCAGCACCTCATGCACGGTCTGGGGGTGCCCACCTCGGGGCCCCGTCACCAGGGGCCCCTGTGGGACCGTGCCAGGGAGCTGCAGAGGCGGATGCAGGGCACCCTGGCCACCTTCAGCACCCACCTCTCCGGCCTGGACGCCTCGCACGCGCCCCCTGCTGGCCAGAGGCGGAAGCTGCTCATGGAGCTCACCCCCAGCCTCTACCCGCTGGTGCCCGCCCACACCCCCCTCCAGCACCTCTACCCCTCCATCCGTCCCCCCGCCAGCCCCCTCAACACACCCCCGCCCCTCCCGGCCAGGAGAGCTCCGCCCGACATGTCCGAGCCCCAGGCCGAGCCCCGGGCCGAGTCCCAGGCCCTGCCCCCGGTCTACACCCCGCAGCCCGCAGACGGACACCTCAGTCTGGCACACACCCCGGCACAGGGGGAGTGGAGAGGAGCCGAACTGGAGAACCGGAACGAGCTGCTGCTGATCCCCTCGGGGGTGCAGATGTTCTTCGTGGCGCCCGGCGGGCAGGTGAGCGCCCTCTCCCAGCCCGGGTACCTCCGCATCATCGCCTTCGACGCCCAGTCCCAGGACCCGCCCGGCGGACGTGGGCCGGTCTTTATGGAT GTGTGTGGCTGGTTGTACTCCCTCAGCCCCTCCATGCCGGTGCTGCTGGCCCCCTCTGACATCTTCATGTTCCCTGACACTTTAGCACCTGTGTCAGGTGCATTTGTGGGCGTGGTCTTGTCCTCCcagcttcctgctgctgacacaGCCATGTTCCATGACCTCATCAAGCAGCTCACTGACTTCAGGGTgcag AGTCCAGACGACGTGGGGTCAGGGGTCATCAGCCTGAGTGAGACGGTGCCCCTGGGCCCCCAGGTCATGTTGCCGGGGGCGACGGTGAAAGAAAAAGCACCGCTGCCCACCTGGAGTGAGAAGATGGGCGGGGGCATCTTGTCAG GAGCGACCGTGTTGGGTCAGGAGGTGGTCAGAGGGGCGGAGGCCACCTCCAGGGTCATCAGCCAGGGGGCGCTGAAGATCCGGGCCCGCCTCTCGCCCGAGGACACGCCCTCCGAGGTCAGCCCGCACCTCTCCAGGAGCCTGCATGTGGCCAAACAGGCCACAGAGGGCGCCAAGCGCGTCAGTCAGTTCCTAG TGGACGGCGTGAGCACGGTGGCAGAGCACCTGGCAGAGAAGGTGGCCCCTCACCTGAAGAAGCACGGCTCCAAGATGATCCCGGAGTCCATGAAGGGCAAAGAGGGGGAGCCGTCCAATATGGAGGGGGCCAAATTTGTGGCCCTCAGCAGCTTACAAG GTTTCAACGCCGTGTGGACCAGTCTGGAGACCAGCGCCAAGCTCATCGGCAGGAGCGTGTCGTCGGAGACGGTGCAAACGGTGACGTACAA GTACGGCGACGAAGCGGGCCAGGCCACCGACACGGCGCTGCGGTCGGCCACCAACGTGGTCGTGACGGCGCACAACGTCGACAATCTGGGCATCAAAGCCATCCTGAAGACCACGGGCAAGGAGGCGGCCAAGGCCATGGTCAAGAAGAAGGAGGGGGCCCAGAAGGAGCAGGAAGTGCCGCCGGACCAAGacccgaagaagaagaagaaggtggaagaaggcAAGAAATAG